The genomic segment ATTACTGATTTTCTTCAAGTCATCTActtccactgtaagaggaagaaaaataagTAGTTACTGGACAAGCACAGTGCATTTTAAATTTAAGACAAGTGTAATAAAAAATGTTCcgtaaaagcaggaaaaaaagacttACATGAAATACAAAGTTCCCGAAACAATGACTCCAAGAAACTTGAATAATGCACAGATTTTTCAAACTGGGTTATCTTTTCTTTTAGCATTTTTTCAAACTCTGTGAAGTCTTCTTTGGAAGATGGACACATGGCATCAATTCCCGTGACACTGTTTGAAGTGCTGCCAACACCTGAAAAGATTTAAAGGTCACCATTACATACATTGATCACAACAAGATGAACAATATCAGGTCTCAAAAATCCCATATCTGTTGTATAAACTTTTGTTAGACATgctgcagtttaaaaaacaaacaaacaaacaaacaaacaaacaaaaaaaacagtttacagCATCAGGAGCacgaaaaacaaatattttcctCAAATCACAGCTTTCCTAAAGCATGTGTAAAGATCTTACTTAAAGCTTCAGCTTTTAGAGTCTACTCTAAACATTTTACAGATAATAGAATGGTGCATTGTTCCTTTGGAGGTGAGGTATAGTATGTGGCATCTACAGCTGAATTACTGGGACATCTGTGTAAAACGTAAAAGCCAAAGGAGTATTTAAGCCTTTTAAGTCTTAGTTAAATGTTAACTACAAGCAACAGCGACTAATGTATTGCAAACTAAATGTATTGCATCAGTTACACAACTTGATTTTGTGGAAGACCTCATGTTCTTGATAAAAAGTTTCTACACCTGATCCGGTCTTACCAAAAGCATCTTTTGCTAGCTCCAAGTCTGCGTCTTCCTGTAATTTCTTCACTCTTAATTTTTCTGCCAGCTGTTCTTCAGGAGTGAGCTGTTCTtcctgtaaataaaaatgtaagagTTAAGATATTATTAGAGATAAACGAGCATAGAGTCAAAAGGTTTACAGATGAGAAAGTGGGACTTACTTCTTGCTGTTCCATTGCCTCCTGTTGTTTCTTCTTCATCcggttttctttctcttttatcttttcactaagttttttcttttcagaaacCTTTGGCtctgcaaattaaaataatgacataagaaaattaaaatcattCAGTAATCAAGTATACTCCATTAGTGAAAGGCAAGCGGTACTGGGATACAAACCTGGTTTCTTcacatctgtttttttctcttcatcttcttcatcatcGTCCCAGTTGTCCTGTGAACACACAGAACATAATGTGTGTAACTGTTGCctttttattaatatgtaaGCTAGAAGATGTAAATATATAGACATAGATGTATAAtgtaaccaaaaacaaacaaacgacaCACATTAATATGGCTTCCCAGAGCCATGCTAAAGCCTTgaaaagtcttcttttttttctgagcaACATCTTAACACCTACAGAACTAGacaactttaaaaatgtaagtCAAAGGCTGCAATCAGTCagaatgtttattttaaaataacaaaaaatccaaactttttaaaacataaaattatCACTTATCGATATGCAACAGCTGCCACTTCATTTTCTGAAGATGAATAACTTTTGTTCTACCTCTAGTTCAAATTATTCTAGTCCTGATTACACTGGCGTAGATGTATATAAGCTGGATCGATCAACGTTACTGATCCAACAAGGGTAATTACTGTGTTACGGTACCaggataaagaataaaaatagtaCAGTCTACattaaaaaactgaaagtaCCACATGCACACAGTGAGTGCTTAATACTGTGTAATAATGCAGAACTTGTATATATTAAACAGTGATTAAGAATCAAAAAATATAACAACATTAAAGTTTAAGATTCTGTAATTCATGACAATGAGTTACGAGTTATGACATCAGtgttaatttattaatttataggTGATGACTCTTCAGACATCACTGGGGTTGTGATCCTGTAGATTGCTGTCTTATATTAAGATCCACCTTAAGTGTCACTACAAATAAATGTAATCCAATCCAAGAAGATACTAATTTCTAACTGAAATATCCAAGACTTTAAACTGTGAATTACTACACAATAAACATTTGACAACCGGCCTGTTGCATTTCCAGCAGGttatgaacaacaacaacagcagctctGGAAATAAATTTAATTATCTTGAGTAAAAATTAACTTTGTGCTATTGTCTGATTTCCACAAAAATCTTAACCCTTCTTCCTAAACAATGACCATTTTGTACTACAGAGGACATAAAACCATCAGGCTCTTCAGTCTGGACGCCATATGCGACAGAAAACGGGAGAACTGAAGAGGCCTCTGCCAGCACTTTCCACAGGATCAATTATCTGAGGCTTCTGGACAGAGACCGTGCCAGTTTTCACGTAGCAGCTACCTGTATTACGGTATCAGCTGAACAGCGGCTTCCTACTGCCTGCTGTAAAGTCGGAAAGTTCCAGGCCTAGTTCTTGGCTGAGTTGAGTCATCAACCCAGTGGATGATTTCATCTGAATGGGGCTAAAGTTGGTTAGCACGCTAACGCCGCCTCATACTCAACGTGACTCAAGCTGTGGGTTTGCCAGAGTAGACATAATTATGCTAATCTCCAATAATCGTTTAATGCAACTAAATCTGTGCAATAATGGGATGGACCTGTATATTAGCAACACATGAACAAATCACTCAATACTGAGGTCACCCAACATTAAAGCCTATTTACAGACGCAACAATACACGAGAGCTAGCAGACTAGCTAGCTCAAGTGGCCCGTCCGGTGAGAGATTAGCTTCAAGCACCGCTATCAAAATTCATGACGCCAAGAGAAGTAGAAAACACTACTAGCGTCCAAAAATTTGATTAAACCTATAAGTATGAACTGGCACGCCGTTATTCAGTTTGTTAACAGTACGTTTGAATGACTGAAACTCGAATACCAGCATACTGTTAGCTGAGCTAGAGTTTCCAGAGGCTGCTTGTTGGAGCCACATGAGTTAGCATAAGCTAACAGGGGTTCGGAGGTTCGGACTGACAGGCGGCGAGAAACCACGACGAAGCGTGGCATTACATCCTGTCGCTTGCTCGGTCAGCTAACAGCTCGCAAACAACCGGTGGCAGATTTTAAAAAGCGGCTCAGACTATACCGAGTGTTCGTCACGATATTTTACCTTAACATCTTCATCTTCGTCCTCGCCTTCCCATTTGTCCAGCGCTGCCGCCTTTTTAATCGGTTCCTCCGGCTCGAAGTTGTCAGCgtctgtaaaaacaacaacatgagaGTCGTTAGGTCAGTCCACATCTGACACCTGGAGTTAACAATGAGAGGTGTATTAGGCCCTTAAAACAGCGAGTGCGACAAGTAAATGTTGTACAGATAGCCATCCTTCCCAACTTAGTTTCTCACCCCAGTCCGCCATGTTGGCTGTGTTGCTTGTGTTTGACAGGCTCGCTGTACAGTCAGTGCTGCAGCCCGTTGGCCACGTTCAGAAACAGCTCCCACCTTCTGGGCGGCACTCCGGCCTTATCTAACGTCCACGGAGCACTTTCAGCACAACGACCCCGATACAACTAATCTCATCAcgcctttatttatttcaattgtAAACATGAGACGCTACAAGCAAGCTGAAGCCAAGTTCCACGCATTTTTAAGTCGAGCAttgtaaaataaatgtgttaaaagtacattttacaTCATTCTTACATAAAGAGTCAAAACCTATTCTTAATCTCTTTTGGATACATTTGGATACACTACATATTATTTTAACCgaagaaaaaataattaattaatagcCTTAATTTAACTGAATCTCATAAGGGAGTATAATAAAGTATATAcattaaaaattgttttttaatcattctTGTCGAGAAAGTGCAGTACCTCAGATGTATGATATTAATGGGAATTGAAATGGAAATGGTGATCAATAATTCCTCAgtgatatattaaaataaataatatttttgaagGATCAAGGTcgagctggaaaggatgtgcagcGGGTTAGGGTGACTGAGGATAGAGATGGAAATGTAGTAATGAATAAAGTTTACTGAGAGAGTGGAAAGGCTACTTTGAGGAGCTCATGAATGacgaaaatgaaagaaagttgaggatggatggagggcAGTGAATGAGGAAGCAAGGAAAACTATAAATAGGATGAAGAGTGAAAAGGCAGTTGGTCCAGATGACATAACTGTGGAGGAGACATCCGGGAGAGGGGGCAGTGGACCAGATTAGAGAGTGAGAGGATCCCTGGGGGATGGAGAAGAAGTGTACTAGCacccatttttaaaaataagagtGATGTACGACCCCTAAACGAGGCAAccgaaagaagaaaaggaattCTTTATACGACCCTTGCAAATGTGATTAGTATCCAGTTACCCATTGCAAAAAATCTAGTTTCATACACTCTTTCTGTTTCATCATCAGTGATCATAATTTTGACTTCATTCCTTATTTGCCTGTTACTGAATATGATAGCTGTGATTTATTGATAATTTCAACTACATTCAGAAGCTATTCCAAACCTTTTTTTCCTACggtataaacagaaaaaaaacctcacaatGAAACCagagttattatttatttgcacaCAGTGGTATCTATCAGTGTGGTAACTATTTAACCAGGAATGTGCCACCCCTTTGATACCGTTATCTCCAGCTTTATCTTTAGTAATCTGTCATCTGTAGTGTCAAATGCTTTTTGAATGGTGAACAGAGCTGTGGGTAAAACTACAACAATAACAAGCAATAAAAAGAGCCAATCAGAGGTAGATTGGTTCAGTTTATTGATCATTTAGAGTCATTTTAATCACACCACAAAGTGTGCACAACAGTACAAAACTCACAGCAACAACAGACCAAAGTTGATCAATACTAGTACAATCAGGCCCTACTAGGTATTGTTTTGTAATCAAGATAACTCAAAATAGACAGATATATAGAAAGTGTTATCACTATTACTCACATAAATCTATAGTTccccaaaaataaataactttgtACATTTGCAACAGATTTCTTTCGTAATAACTGCACAACAATTATATTTTAACCTTTATCATTTTTAAGTATTATTTCTAGGTATGGCATCCCTGAGAAGGATATATATGGGAAAGTAAAGTGTTTAGATAggtttgtacaaaaataaataaatagtctAGGATCTGTGGGTATTAGATAGATTTGctgattaaaacaaacagctCTTACTCTCTCAAACTTTGTTCTTTCACTGCTAAATGTTGATGCTAAAGTAATAGTTATACAAGATCAATTACAGTGTTGCTAAAAAGAGTATGGAAAGCTTTAAATGCTGTTTATTTCAAAGAAATACAGCATTGTGCAGACAGACAATCATCATGTAGAAGAGGGGGTCTCCTGATTCGGCTGGGGTGAACGAGGTCATGTGTCAGGGCAGAGCAGGACggtcagcagcatcagcagtcCCGATAAGAGACACAGGGGGCTGTGGCTCAACGCCAACCCCAGTGACCTCCCTGCAGGAATTCAGCAAAAGCATTACAAATGTAGAGCTATGCAAAAATATAGTTCAGGCAGATTCATATCACGGTAGGCACTCTCTCCACACCTAGAGTATCCATGCATAGCATATCTAGCAAGGCATAATGTTCATATGTTAGATAATGTTAGAAAAGAAAGCACACTGGAAACATCTACAAGTACAATGAGAATAAAGTGCTGAAACCAGCAAGGAAACAACAGCAGCTATCGTCAGCCTTGATTTTGGGAGTCAAATTACAGTAATAATTTATACACTCACgggtcactttattaggtgtAGCTTGCTAGTACTGGTTTGgtccccttttgccttcagaactgccttaattcttaaTTCCTCACAGATTTTGGTCTAtactgacatgatagcatcacacagttgctgcagatttgttagcTGCACATCCATAACGCGACTCTCCAGCTTTACCACATCTCAGTGGTGTTCTACTGGATTGAGAGCTGGTGACCTCCTCCTGCTGGAAGCTGCCATCAGAAGAttgtacactgtggtcataatgGGATGGATGTAATGAGCAACAATACTCAGTCagactgtggtgtttaaatgatccTCACATGGTACTAAGCGGCTCAAAGTGTGTGGAAAAATGGGCAACAGGAGCAGAAAACTGAGGCTAAAATTCACACGGGGTCATCCAATGGTGTGATAGATATATTTCCGTAGCACACTTTGGGCAGGTTAGTACCAGCTAAGCAcacctacctgagtattgttgttgATGTGTCATGTTCACCCcattatgaccacagtgtatccATCTTCCGATGGCTGGTTCCAGCGGGGtaatgcaccatgtcacaaagctgaaatcatctcaaactggtttcttgagcaTGACAATGAGCTCACTGCACTAAGACACCCTCCACAgacaccagatctcaatccaatgaagcacctttgggatgtggtggaacaggagattgtGCAGTCTGCAGATCTGGAGCAGCTGtatgatgctatcatgtcaatatggagcaaaatctcagaggaattaAGAaataaggcagttctgaaggcaaaagtggATCCAACCTGATACTAGCAAGATGTACCTAAACTAGCATAAAACTTTGGTTAGAGTTTTGATAAGGGCGATTATATTTTCATCAGATAAAGCGATTAATGCATAAAGAAGACAAATCAAGTTTAATGGTCATCAGTGGACAGCACTGATTCAGGTTTTACCTCTGAAGTCTACAGGCTTATCGTCCCAGGGTGTCAGCACCATAGCTAGAGCTGTTTTCTGGAGGTCTGACAGAACAGAGCGCTGGTTATCAGTTACTGCAACAGCCTGCTCGTAGGAGAACATGGCAATCTTTTCCTGGGAGAATACCACCttttgaaaacaacaaaaaaaacacggcGGGTGGGATTTATTTAGAGAGATAAATTAAAGACATGATAAAGATTTGTCAAGATGGACGCAAAAAcaggaatacattttttttattgtaagaaACAAATGTTACTAAAAATTATGTACTTTTTACACATATCTAAGTGTAGTTTAGCTCACCTTGGTATTACAATAATGGGCCCTGACCAGTGAAACTAATCTTTCTGTCAGTGACAAGAAGGTTTACTACCAGTTTAATCTCTGACATAATATACTGTGGTGTAGTATGGATTGCTGTGGGAGAGTTTGTCATTAGCAGGAAATGCTGTAAAAGTTATTACAACAcatttaaaagtccaaaataatatttcctccttcacattttctaaaGCCGTCCAGTTGGCCGGATTGGAGTCTTTGTTGGTTCATTTCTGGCCCCCGTGCCTTATGTTTAACACCCATGATATGGTTGGTTTAATTAAATCTTGACTCACAGCAAACTTTTCTTGTGGCATCATTGAGATAGCCAAAGGTGCAATTCCCTCAATTTGCTCTTTTACCAGCGCTGACATGGCCATGTCTGGGATACCCActgaaaaacaagcaaaatgttCCAGTGAAACAGAGCAAAGGGTGCTAGAATCAATGAATCAAATGCTTTTACAGCAAAGCATAGAGGAAAACAAAATGTCTTTGATTTAAATCTCTGACCTGACCACACATTAAGGCAGATGTAGGACTATGCATAGTACATCTAAAATTCATGTGGCAAAGACAATGAATAGACAATACCTGCCAGGACTCCGATCTCAATGAACACATCGGTGCCCCAGGAACTCATGAGTCCAAAAGCGAGGCTGTGGGTTAGCAGTTCAACAAGAGCTTGCAGCTGCTCCTCTGAGCAGGACAGCCTGAGCCGACCCAGCCTGAGAACCGCCTTACTGCAGCCATCAGAGGGAGACAAAGTACAAAGTAAATTCAAGTGTCAAGCTGGGCTTGAAAAAAAATTTAAGCATTTTCCGATACTGTGCGCACCTGAGCTCTATAGGATTGAAAGACCTCATCTCTGTGGCTTTAGCGCCACACACAATGTATCCCATTGCCACCAGAGTGCTGGAGTCAAGCTGGCTCGGATTCTGCTTGGTGGAGCTTAACACGGTAGAAAACAGTGTGGCCAGCTAGGACGACAACAAGTTATAAACCAGTCTAATACAGCACAGTAATGCCACAGCTGGTATTATTCTTATcagatgaaataaaaactgcCCAAAAGACAAAGCAATTTTGATGtaacatgtaaatatttgaGCTGCAGTGACTAAAGTACTTACCTGTCTGCTATTCCAGTCACTGACTGTGCCCAGAGCGGCAATGCTTCTCCGCTCAGTCAGTCGAATGGCATTCAGCTCGTCTAATGATAGCTGTGTCGCTATTACACCGAGCTGAGAGATGACAGCCTGGGAGAAGGAGGAGACTGGGCCATATATCTTCATGTATTAGCATTAATACAGAGAGGCCCGGAGCAAAGACAGAGCAGAGACAATATGAAGACCTGAAAACTTTGGTAATCATCAAATGAAACACATGTAAGAGGTTTTTGTTGGACTGACTCAGATTAACAATCAGTCTGACCTGTTTGACTCTCCTGAGCACTTCAGTGCGTTGGTAGGATGCAAGGAACGGGTCGTGACCCATCAGCTCCAGACAGTTGGAGAAGGCAGATGAAGACATGCTAGTCAAACTGCTGGAGAGCCAAACGGAGGGGGCTGTTGTATGCAAAATCTCACAAGTAGGAACCATTGGAGTCACTGGCcagcaaaacacacaaacacatgatcAGGAGATTATCTATGAAAATGGGTCAGCAATGTAACCATGGCTTAGTTTGAAGTTGTCAAGGTTTTTGGTTTTCTGAAAAGTATTAGCCAAAGTCTTTCTGAACAATTTAATTCAAGAAGCTCATTTTCACTGTTAGAAGATCAGTTCTGCTGCTATAAAAGTCAATTTGCAAAGAAATTCATATGCACAAATGTACTGCGCTTTCAGCTGTACCAAACGACTATAATGCAATCAATGTTTAGAAGTATAACAAGTCCCCCAAAACAATGGTTGGGTTAATAACTCAGTTTTTTGGGACCActgtttcagttcattttccAGTCCTTACTTAGAGGggataaaacaatttttttttcatcaagcCTGGTCACGTGATCGGattataaacaaaaaataaacattatcaTTCTGATGTATTACCAATTCACTTACTACCTTATTCATACTTAATAAACAGCTTCACAAAGCTATATTAACTACCCCACTGCctatttttcattcattcattttgcccccccccccagtaTGACTGCATAACAGACTATATAGACTTTACATAGCATAAAAAGCTGAAAGAAAAGGTggatggtttttttttcctaatttcctactttaattaaaacaaggcAAACTTTTATATATTCTATATTAATTATGTGGGAAGTGAACTTTTGagaaagtgtttttttgttaaattgattattattaattatgtCTTTCAGCCCATGAAAATTAGAAATGCAAGCTCAATGAAAGAAAGATTTACGATACTGAAATGTCTAAATTCTGGAAAAATCTGCTCATTTATAACACTCAGTTCTTGGCTTGGGCTCCTTAAACACAAATTTGTGCAGCAGGGCGCAGTGTGGTATGGAAACAGCCAGCTCATCTCACTGCTGCATTGTTATTGAAGTTCAGGTTGCTTTGATAGCAGCCTTCagctttgtgtgtatttttggaTCGGGTTTTTTTCGTCTTCCTCTTGACAATAACAGATTCTCTGTGGGGTTCAGGTCAGGTAGGCGAGCAcaataataacaaaatcagcaaaGCATTTGGTTTGAACAGGTAGGTGCTGAGTTCAGTTTGAAAAGGAAATTTGAATTTCCATTAAGCTTGTCAGCAGATGGAAGCATTAAGTGTCCTAAAATCTTCAGGTATCTCTGCGATGACTTTGGACACAGTGGACCAACCATCACCAACACCAGCAGATTATAGAGTATCACAGACTGGGCTTCATACACCTTGGATTCTGTGTCGCTTGCCTCTTCCTCCAGACTTCAGGACCTTGAGTTCCAAATAAAATGCAGCATTTACTCTCATGGatccagtttttctttctttagccTCAGTCCTCTCCTTGtgaagcattacattaaaatacattttacagtggATGTCTCCTCACTGCTTGGCAACTTGACTGTTGATCATGAAACACTTTTGTACATAATTaaaatatcttctttttttaaattgaagttATTAAAGGTGTTCTTTGCAGATCTAAAA from the Oreochromis niloticus isolate F11D_XX linkage group LG1, O_niloticus_UMD_NMBU, whole genome shotgun sequence genome contains:
- the eif3jb gene encoding eukaryotic translation initiation factor 3 subunit J-B is translated as MADWDADNFEPEEPIKKAAALDKWEGEDEDEDVKDNWDDDEEDEEKKTDVKKPEPKVSEKKKLSEKIKEKENRMKKKQQEAMEQQEEEQLTPEEQLAEKLRVKKLQEDADLELAKDAFGVGSTSNSVTGIDAMCPSSKEDFTEFEKMLKEKITQFEKSVHYSSFLESLFRELCISLEVDDLKKISNSLSVLLSEKQKQEKQNKGKKKKKAVLAGGLKAQLKDDLDYAAFDGGYAQDYEDFM